Proteins from a genomic interval of Streptococcus sp. D7B5:
- a CDS encoding DUF6110 family protein: MLKEVLTVAKVAKKSSLFLGGVAFGTLGLKILASKEAKKGYSKALAKAYKLKDGLDASVSVVKQHGDDVLQDAKYLYEQEKKEEQLDSLIGE, encoded by the coding sequence ATGTTAAAAGAAGTATTAACCGTTGCAAAAGTTGCGAAAAAATCATCACTCTTTTTGGGTGGTGTCGCATTTGGTACCCTTGGTTTGAAAATCTTGGCAAGTAAGGAAGCTAAAAAAGGTTATTCTAAAGCTTTGGCTAAGGCTTACAAGTTGAAAGACGGGCTAGATGCATCTGTTTCTGTTGTGAAACAACATGGAGACGATGTCTTGCAAGATGCCAAATATTTGTACGAGCAAGAGAAAAAAGAAGAGCAATTAGATAGCCTTATAGGAGAATAA
- a CDS encoding putative RNA methyltransferase, with protein MNTNLKPKLQRFASATAFSCPICQENLALVESSLKCSNRHSFDLAKFGYVNLAPQIKQSANYDKENFQNRQQILEAGFYQAILEGISDLLTTNPSAKTVLDIGCGEGFYSRKLQESHSDKIFYSFDISKDSVQIAAKSEPNWAVNWFVGDLARLPIKDASMDILLDIFSPANYGEFQRVLSKDGILIKVIPTENHLKEIRQMVQDQLTKKDYSNQDIKEHFQEHFNIQSHQTASLTKPITADQRQALLSMTPLLFHVDQTKIDWSQLTEITIEAEILVGKAL; from the coding sequence ATGAATACAAACCTCAAACCCAAACTTCAGCGTTTTGCTTCTGCGACTGCCTTTTCCTGCCCTATCTGCCAAGAAAATCTGGCCTTGGTAGAGTCTAGCCTCAAGTGTAGCAACCGCCATTCTTTTGATCTGGCAAAATTCGGCTATGTCAACTTGGCTCCGCAAATCAAGCAATCTGCCAACTACGACAAGGAAAACTTCCAAAACCGCCAGCAAATTCTTGAAGCTGGTTTTTATCAGGCTATTTTAGAAGGTATCTCGGACTTACTAACAACTAATCCATCCGCAAAAACAGTCTTGGATATCGGTTGTGGCGAAGGTTTCTACTCTCGTAAACTCCAAGAAAGTCACTCTGATAAAATCTTCTATTCCTTTGATATTTCCAAAGATTCCGTCCAAATCGCTGCTAAGAGTGAACCCAACTGGGCAGTCAATTGGTTTGTCGGTGACCTGGCTCGACTTCCTATAAAAGATGCTAGCATGGATATCCTGCTTGATATCTTCTCGCCTGCCAACTACGGAGAATTTCAAAGAGTATTATCAAAAGACGGCATCTTGATCAAGGTCATCCCAACCGAAAATCACCTCAAGGAAATCCGCCAAATGGTGCAAGACCAGCTGACTAAGAAGGATTATTCCAACCAAGATATCAAGGAACATTTCCAGGAACACTTCAACATCCAATCTCACCAAACAGCCTCCCTGACCAAGCCCATCACAGCAGATCAACGCCAAGCCCTGCTCAGCATGACGCCCCTTCTCTTTCATGTTGACCAGACCAAGATTGACTGGAGCCAACTGACCGAGATTACCATCGAAGCAGAGATTCTGGTCGGAAAAGCACTGTAA